A single region of the Nocardioides aurantiacus genome encodes:
- a CDS encoding sulfite exporter TauE/SafE family protein — protein sequence MDDLLTLSALAVLVVSFGVGIVVGLTGMGGGALMTPALIFLGVPSTAAVANDLVAASINKSVGASVHWRRGSPDLRLAGLLVAGSVPFAFAGGFIVKSVGAAAEQEEFLKTAIGCALLFTAATYALRMYLQLRHVTGGNTLSEEQPRVRAVPTLLVGAIGGLLVGITSVGSGSLIMVALLLIYPTLSAVRLVGTDLVQAVPLVLAAAVGHVVTQGVTWEVLIPLVLGGTPGTFLGARMAAWVTQSVIRRGIVIVLSLTGLTMLGAPPAWVGIIGAGMLLLGPLAWGFVRTRHGLTAFDNDSTAWRVGSPGPADGHTSAPED from the coding sequence ATGGACGACCTCCTCACCCTCTCCGCGCTCGCCGTCCTCGTCGTCAGCTTCGGCGTCGGCATCGTCGTGGGGCTGACCGGGATGGGCGGCGGGGCGCTGATGACGCCGGCGCTGATCTTCCTGGGGGTCCCCTCCACGGCGGCCGTGGCCAACGACCTGGTCGCCGCGAGCATCAACAAGTCGGTGGGCGCCTCGGTGCACTGGCGGCGCGGCTCGCCCGACCTGCGCCTGGCCGGGCTGCTGGTGGCGGGGTCGGTGCCGTTCGCGTTCGCCGGCGGGTTCATCGTCAAGAGCGTCGGAGCGGCCGCGGAGCAGGAGGAGTTCCTGAAGACCGCGATCGGCTGCGCGTTGCTGTTCACCGCAGCGACGTACGCCCTGCGGATGTATCTCCAGCTGCGCCACGTGACCGGCGGCAACACCCTGAGCGAGGAGCAGCCGCGCGTCCGCGCCGTCCCGACGCTGCTGGTGGGCGCGATCGGCGGGCTGCTGGTCGGCATCACCTCGGTGGGGTCGGGCTCGCTGATCATGGTGGCGCTGCTGCTGATCTACCCCACGCTGTCGGCGGTGCGGCTGGTCGGCACCGACCTGGTGCAGGCCGTCCCGCTCGTCCTCGCCGCCGCGGTCGGCCACGTCGTCACGCAGGGCGTGACCTGGGAGGTGCTGATCCCGCTGGTCCTCGGCGGCACCCCCGGCACGTTCCTGGGCGCCCGGATGGCCGCGTGGGTGACGCAGTCGGTCATCCGTCGCGGGATCGTCATCGTCCTGTCACTCACCGGACTCACGATGCTGGGTGCCCCGCCCGCGTGGGTCGGCATCATCGGCGCCGGCATGCTGCTCCTGGGCCCGCTGGCCTGGGGTTTCGTGCGCACCCGGCACGGCCTGACGGCGTTCGACAACGACTCGACGGCCTGGCGCGTGGGCTCCCCCGGCCCCGCCGACGGCCACACCAGCGCCCCGGAGGACTAG
- a CDS encoding helix-turn-helix domain-containing protein, giving the protein MSKSKVGKTVESLGDYLREQRVSAQLSLRQLAEQAGVSNPYLSQIERGLRRPSAEVLQQLAKALRISAEQLYVQAGIVSPDATEARSVELAILGDPELSERHKQSLLDVYQAFRSSSPTTTPLVDPPAAVVVPDQGHQPIEGEQHG; this is encoded by the coding sequence ATGTCCAAGAGCAAGGTCGGCAAGACCGTTGAGTCGCTGGGGGACTACCTCCGCGAGCAGCGCGTCTCCGCGCAGTTGTCGCTGCGCCAGCTGGCCGAGCAGGCAGGGGTCTCCAACCCCTACCTGAGCCAGATCGAACGAGGTCTGCGCCGCCCGTCGGCCGAGGTGCTCCAGCAGCTCGCCAAGGCGCTGCGGATCTCCGCCGAGCAGCTCTACGTCCAGGCCGGCATCGTCAGTCCGGACGCCACGGAGGCCCGGTCGGTGGAGCTCGCCATCCTCGGCGACCCGGAGCTCAGCGAGCGGCACAAGCAGTCGCTGCTCGACGTCTACCAGGCGTTCCGGTCCTCGTCGCCGACGACGACCCCGCTCGTGGACCCCCCTGCTGCCGTGGTCGTACCCGACCAGGGTCATCAGCCAATCGAAGGAGAACAACATGGCTAA
- the cysC gene encoding adenylyl-sulfate kinase — MPAPQHCPSPRELDDLEVLLSGALAPRTSFDDDVRLELPAELAAQVEAGGEVELVDPEGLPLALYSREHLLPLARAAYGPFRRLQATPARVREQHPDALVVPVTAPLGEAALRLVAERAGEREVVLLTLSGTGTPQGVSPVGLVRATLAASRALAGSGTTAHVVVVPLAARGDADLDHRLGHDVVSAYAAGEVLALPGGATDTDDDWPAEVAAVVEQDQPDDDHVGVVVLFTGLSGSGKSTIARALHDLLLEDGRRSVTSLDGDVVRRHLSKGLGFSREDRETNIARIGWVAAEVARHRGVALASPIAPFDATRQQVRAMVEDAGGELVLVHVATPLEECERRDRKGLYARARRGEIPDFTGISSPYEEPQDADVVVDTTGRTIEGCLAEVVTALPFLLSVPVEPVETP; from the coding sequence GTGCCCGCCCCCCAGCACTGCCCCTCCCCGCGCGAGCTGGACGACCTCGAGGTCCTGCTGAGCGGCGCCCTGGCCCCCCGCACGAGCTTCGACGACGACGTCCGGCTCGAGCTGCCCGCCGAGCTCGCCGCCCAGGTCGAGGCCGGCGGCGAGGTCGAGCTCGTCGACCCCGAGGGGCTGCCGCTCGCGCTGTACTCCCGTGAGCACCTGCTGCCGCTCGCGCGGGCGGCGTACGGCCCCTTCCGACGGCTGCAGGCCACCCCCGCCCGGGTCCGCGAGCAGCACCCCGACGCGCTCGTCGTCCCCGTCACCGCGCCGCTGGGCGAGGCCGCGCTGCGCCTCGTCGCCGAGCGCGCGGGCGAGCGCGAGGTGGTGCTGCTGACGCTGTCCGGCACCGGCACCCCGCAGGGCGTCAGCCCGGTCGGGCTGGTGCGGGCGACGCTGGCCGCCTCCCGGGCGCTGGCGGGCTCCGGCACGACGGCCCACGTGGTCGTCGTACCCCTGGCGGCGCGCGGTGACGCCGACCTCGACCACCGGCTCGGGCACGACGTCGTGAGCGCGTACGCCGCCGGCGAGGTGCTCGCGCTCCCGGGCGGCGCCACCGACACCGACGACGACTGGCCCGCCGAGGTCGCGGCCGTGGTCGAGCAGGACCAGCCCGACGACGACCACGTCGGTGTGGTGGTGCTCTTCACCGGCCTCTCCGGCAGCGGCAAGTCGACGATCGCCCGGGCGCTGCACGACCTGCTGCTCGAGGACGGTCGGCGGAGCGTGACGAGCCTCGACGGCGACGTCGTACGCCGCCACCTGAGCAAGGGCCTCGGCTTCTCCCGCGAGGACCGCGAGACCAACATCGCCCGGATCGGCTGGGTGGCCGCCGAGGTCGCCCGCCACCGCGGCGTCGCGCTCGCCTCCCCCATCGCGCCGTTCGACGCCACCCGCCAGCAGGTGCGGGCCATGGTCGAGGACGCCGGGGGCGAGCTGGTGCTCGTCCACGTCGCGACGCCGCTGGAGGAGTGCGAGCGGCGCGACCGCAAGGGCCTCTACGCCAGGGCCCGCCGCGGCGAGATCCCCGACTTCACCGGCATCTCCAGCCCCTACGAGGAGCCGCAGGACGCCGACGTCGTCGTCGACACCACCGGCCGCACCATCGAGGGCTGCCTCGCCGAGGTGGTCACCGCGCTCCCCTTCTTGCTGTCCGTGCCGGTCGAGCCCGTCGAGACGCCCTGA
- a CDS encoding asparaginase: MSDSPAPSPAPVVVAEIVRSGFTEGHHRGSWVVLDAAGEVVASAGDAAGPMLPRSCNKPVQALGMLEAGLDLDGELLALSCASHSGEPFHLDGVRRILAGAGLSEADLRTPPDFPLDDAAREQLLRDGGSRASVLMNCSGKHAAMLATCVANGWPTASYLDVDHPLQQQLTRTFAATTGEDVAVTAVDGCGAPLLSTSLTGLARAFARIATAPEGTPAGRIAAAIRAHPAYVSGSTRDERTLLEAVPGAIGKAGAESCYVVALPDGRAFATKTYDGGARARPVLMAALLERHGVLDEPGVDADAVRRTGRVELLGGGRPVGEVRAVLDPRS, from the coding sequence ATGTCGGACTCCCCAGCCCCCTCACCTGCCCCCGTCGTCGTCGCCGAGATCGTCCGCTCCGGGTTCACCGAGGGCCACCACCGCGGGTCGTGGGTGGTGCTCGACGCGGCCGGCGAGGTGGTCGCCTCCGCGGGCGACGCGGCCGGCCCGATGCTGCCGCGCAGCTGCAACAAGCCGGTGCAGGCGCTCGGCATGCTCGAGGCGGGGCTCGACCTCGACGGCGAGCTGCTCGCGCTGTCGTGCGCGTCGCACTCCGGCGAGCCCTTCCACCTCGACGGCGTACGCCGCATCCTCGCCGGCGCCGGCCTGTCCGAGGCCGACCTGCGGACGCCCCCCGACTTCCCGCTCGACGACGCGGCGCGCGAGCAGCTGCTCCGCGACGGCGGCTCCCGGGCGAGCGTGCTGATGAACTGCTCGGGCAAGCACGCCGCGATGCTCGCCACCTGTGTCGCCAACGGCTGGCCGACGGCGAGCTACCTCGACGTCGACCACCCGCTCCAGCAGCAGCTGACCCGCACCTTCGCCGCCACCACCGGCGAGGACGTCGCCGTCACCGCGGTCGACGGCTGCGGCGCCCCCCTGCTCTCGACGTCGCTGACCGGCCTGGCGCGGGCCTTCGCCCGGATCGCCACGGCACCCGAGGGCACGCCGGCGGGCCGCATCGCTGCCGCCATCCGCGCCCACCCGGCGTACGTCTCGGGCAGCACGCGCGACGAGCGCACCCTCCTCGAGGCCGTCCCCGGCGCGATCGGGAAGGCCGGGGCGGAGTCCTGCTACGTCGTGGCGCTGCCCGACGGGCGGGCGTTCGCGACCAAGACCTACGACGGGGGCGCGCGGGCGCGGCCGGTGCTGATGGCGGCGCTGCTGGAGCGTCACGGGGTGCTGGACGAGCCCGGGGTCGACGCCGACGCGGTGCGGCGTACAGGACGGGTGGAGCTGCTCGGCGGCGGCCGTCCCGTGGGCGAGGTGCGGGCGGTGCTCGACCCCCGTTCCTGA
- a CDS encoding sugar transferase, whose product MTVQLVHSSTRVARDSHGLKYVPVVAFGLDLVLVTFSVFVAVLGRESIALPGPSASNDVTSTLEVAGPLMMFGWVAVLFLMGAYRLQVFGAGLDEYKRVISGSLVTAAAVTSVCYLASFPLSRVFFLLCFLVGVPVLVTGRLLLRRSLQRARTRGALQHRVLIAGTEGHVDEIASVLARESWLGYRVIGALTPNATAERDATASGVPLVGHSRSLAEVAIEADVDVVFLAGGAFDTSADMRRLAWDLEHEDIEVVIAPSVTDVAAERVSIRPVGGMPLVHLEKPRSREAVRRMKRTFDIVGSLVLLAAFSPVFAFAALKVKLHDGGPVFFRQARAGRDNIMFECLKFRTMVMDAEARLADLHAAAGYEGGLFKLEDDPRITKPGQWLRRFSVDELPQLVNVLKGDMSLVGPRPPLEHEVAQYDDDVARRLRVRPGMTGLWQVSGRSDLSWSEAIRLDLYYVDNWSMVQDLTILFRTFSAVFASRGAY is encoded by the coding sequence ATGACTGTGCAGCTGGTCCACAGCTCGACACGCGTCGCACGCGACTCCCACGGATTGAAGTACGTCCCCGTGGTCGCCTTCGGCCTCGACCTCGTGCTCGTGACCTTCAGCGTCTTCGTCGCCGTCCTCGGCCGCGAGAGCATCGCGCTGCCCGGACCGTCCGCCAGCAACGACGTCACGTCGACCCTCGAGGTCGCCGGTCCGCTGATGATGTTCGGCTGGGTCGCCGTGCTCTTCCTGATGGGCGCCTACCGGCTCCAGGTGTTCGGCGCGGGGCTCGACGAGTACAAGCGCGTCATCAGCGGCTCCCTCGTGACCGCGGCCGCCGTCACGTCGGTGTGCTACCTCGCCAGCTTCCCCCTGTCGCGGGTGTTCTTCCTGCTGTGCTTCCTCGTGGGCGTCCCCGTGCTCGTGACCGGCCGCCTCCTGCTCCGCCGCAGCCTGCAGCGCGCCCGCACCCGCGGCGCCCTGCAGCACCGCGTGCTCATCGCCGGCACCGAGGGCCACGTCGACGAGATCGCGTCGGTCCTGGCGCGCGAGTCCTGGCTGGGCTACCGCGTCATCGGCGCGCTCACGCCCAACGCCACCGCCGAGCGCGACGCCACCGCCTCCGGCGTCCCCCTGGTGGGGCACTCCCGGTCCCTCGCCGAGGTCGCCATCGAGGCCGACGTCGACGTCGTGTTCCTGGCCGGTGGCGCCTTCGACACCTCGGCCGACATGCGCCGCCTGGCCTGGGACCTCGAGCACGAGGACATCGAGGTGGTCATCGCCCCGAGCGTCACCGACGTGGCCGCCGAGCGCGTCAGCATCCGACCCGTCGGCGGCATGCCCCTGGTCCACCTCGAGAAGCCCCGTTCCCGCGAGGCCGTGCGTCGCATGAAGCGCACCTTCGACATCGTCGGCTCCCTGGTCCTGCTGGCAGCCTTCTCGCCCGTCTTCGCCTTCGCCGCGCTCAAGGTCAAGCTCCACGACGGCGGTCCGGTGTTCTTCCGGCAGGCGCGCGCCGGCCGCGACAACATCATGTTCGAGTGCCTGAAGTTCCGCACCATGGTGATGGACGCCGAGGCCCGTCTGGCCGACCTGCACGCGGCCGCAGGCTACGAGGGCGGGCTGTTCAAGCTCGAGGACGACCCCCGCATCACCAAGCCCGGCCAGTGGCTGCGTCGCTTCTCCGTCGACGAGCTGCCCCAGCTGGTCAACGTCCTCAAGGGCGACATGAGCCTCGTCGGCCCCCGCCCGCCGCTGGAGCACGAGGTCGCGCAGTACGACGACGACGTCGCCCGCCGGCTCCGCGTCCGACCCGGCATGACCGGCCTCTGGCAGGTCTCCGGCCGCAGCGACCTGTCGTGGTCCGAGGCCATCCGCCTCGACCTCTACTACGTCGACAACTGGTCGATGGTCCAGGACCTCACCATCCTGTTCCGCACCTTCAGCGCCGTCTTCGCCTCCCGCGGCGCCTACTAG
- a CDS encoding DUF4012 domain-containing protein, producing the protein MVRVVLGLVVLVVLLAGFMAWQAFSAYRSAQQANTAIGDFRVRLLDRDVPGAKKALSRAQDETGNARAALGGPLWGAASTLPSIGDDVDAARRLTATTDDVTHGALPAVMTALSYVDPADIGLQGGRVDLAPLREASGQLTRAAVLLDDADQDAAAIRAEGLTPALRDRVVDTQDLLGRSSRLARTVSLAGRLLPDMLGGSGRRTYLLLAQNTAEQRSLGGIPGAIAVLRAEDGRLELVRQATAGDVGEFERPVLPLSMAEEGLYGPGLGRFPANVTDSPDFPRAAELITEMWQRRFGETIDGVAAVDPWALQLLLGAVGPVNTDAGRLTGRNAVQKLLVDVYRDVPDPDQQNEVFAQAARRVFDRVRTFPGDPAALTAVLAEGVEQRRIMVWSARRKEESILEDTELGQTLRDPTPDSPRFGVYLHDRIGSKTSSYQRVRITTEPASCGTTTSATMKVQLRSAAPLNRDLPPSVTGIVGRSRPGDLRIQVVAYAPPGWAITGVRASDGRRDLITYKHDGLQAGTRDFTLAPGQTKSLTLTMAGQPISSDFAVRYTPGTKPANVRVEGSGCS; encoded by the coding sequence GTGGTGCGGGTCGTCCTGGGGCTGGTGGTCCTGGTGGTGCTGCTCGCGGGGTTCATGGCCTGGCAGGCGTTCTCGGCCTACCGGTCCGCGCAGCAGGCCAACACCGCCATCGGCGACTTCCGGGTCCGGCTCCTCGACAGGGACGTGCCGGGTGCGAAGAAGGCGTTGTCCCGCGCGCAGGACGAGACGGGCAACGCGAGGGCGGCGCTCGGAGGCCCGCTCTGGGGCGCCGCGTCGACCCTGCCCTCGATCGGTGACGACGTCGACGCCGCGCGTCGACTGACCGCGACCACGGACGACGTCACCCACGGCGCGCTCCCGGCGGTGATGACCGCGCTCTCCTACGTCGACCCGGCGGACATCGGGCTCCAGGGCGGCCGCGTCGACCTGGCCCCGCTCCGCGAGGCCAGCGGACAGCTGACACGAGCCGCGGTGCTGCTCGACGACGCCGACCAGGACGCTGCCGCGATCCGTGCCGAGGGTCTGACGCCGGCCCTGCGTGACCGGGTGGTCGACACGCAGGACCTGCTGGGCCGCAGCTCCCGCCTGGCACGCACCGTCTCGCTCGCGGGAAGGTTGCTGCCCGACATGCTCGGGGGGAGTGGGCGCCGCACCTATCTCCTCCTCGCGCAGAACACCGCAGAGCAACGGTCGCTCGGCGGCATTCCCGGAGCCATTGCAGTGCTTCGTGCGGAAGACGGCCGTCTGGAGCTGGTCCGCCAGGCCACCGCGGGCGACGTCGGTGAGTTCGAGCGGCCGGTGCTGCCGCTCTCGATGGCGGAGGAGGGACTCTACGGCCCAGGATTGGGCCGCTTTCCCGCCAACGTCACTGATTCACCCGACTTCCCCCGAGCCGCCGAGCTGATCACCGAGATGTGGCAGCGCCGCTTTGGCGAGACCATCGACGGGGTGGCCGCGGTGGATCCGTGGGCCCTGCAGTTGCTGCTCGGGGCTGTAGGTCCTGTGAACACCGACGCTGGCCGGCTGACGGGCCGCAACGCGGTGCAGAAGCTCCTCGTCGACGTGTACCGAGACGTTCCTGATCCGGACCAGCAGAACGAGGTCTTCGCCCAAGCGGCTCGTCGGGTCTTCGATCGGGTGCGGACCTTTCCCGGCGATCCTGCGGCGCTCACCGCGGTTTTGGCGGAGGGGGTGGAGCAGCGCCGCATCATGGTCTGGTCTGCGCGCAGGAAGGAGGAGTCGATCCTGGAGGACACCGAGCTCGGGCAGACCTTGCGCGATCCCACCCCGGACTCACCGCGCTTCGGTGTCTACCTCCACGACCGGATCGGCTCGAAGACCAGCTCCTACCAGCGGGTGCGTATCACCACCGAGCCCGCAAGCTGCGGCACCACGACATCGGCCACGATGAAGGTCCAGCTGCGGTCCGCGGCCCCGCTCAACCGGGACCTGCCCCCGTCCGTGACCGGCATCGTCGGACGGTCGCGACCGGGTGATCTGCGCATCCAGGTCGTCGCTTACGCGCCTCCCGGATGGGCCATCACCGGCGTACGAGCCAGTGACGGACGTCGTGACCTCATCACCTACAAGCACGACGGACTCCAAGCCGGGACGCGGGACTTCACCCTCGCCCCGGGCCAGACCAAGTCCCTGACCCTGACAATGGCGGGCCAGCCCATCTCATCGGACTTCGCGGTTCGCTATACGCCCGGCACCAAGCCTGCTAACGTCCGCGTCGAGGGATCAGGCTGCTCTTAG
- a CDS encoding LPXTG cell wall anchor domain-containing protein — MKVTRLIALLVAAFFVLLAPTAAQAVSYPGEEGGVSATPPAPSGNGCYTSQVTVEGVAGETLTLVVIDADGNEVFNEDQAAGPDGTATFTVELCEPGSYLASGSGSESGELGSTEITVPQGSQGGGGDSGDGSTPTTGSSTGSGSGNLPATGADSGTMLTLAGALALLLVGGVTLVAAKRKAL, encoded by the coding sequence ATGAAGGTCACCCGCCTCATCGCGCTCCTCGTGGCCGCGTTCTTCGTCCTCCTCGCGCCGACGGCCGCCCAGGCCGTCTCCTACCCCGGCGAGGAGGGTGGCGTCTCCGCCACCCCGCCCGCCCCGTCCGGCAACGGTTGCTACACCTCGCAGGTGACCGTCGAGGGCGTCGCAGGTGAGACCCTCACGCTCGTCGTCATCGACGCCGACGGCAACGAGGTCTTCAACGAGGACCAGGCCGCCGGCCCCGACGGGACCGCGACCTTCACCGTCGAGCTCTGCGAGCCCGGCAGCTACCTCGCGAGCGGCAGCGGCTCGGAGAGCGGCGAGCTCGGCAGCACCGAGATCACCGTTCCCCAGGGCAGCCAGGGTGGCGGTGGTGACTCCGGCGACGGCAGCACCCCGACCACCGGCTCCAGCACCGGTTCGGGCTCGGGCAACCTGCCCGCGACCGGCGCCGACTCCGGCACCATGCTGACCCTGGCTGGCGCCCTGGCGCTGCTCCTGGTCGGTGGCGTCACCCTGGTGGCCGCCAAGCGCAAGGCGCTCTGA
- a CDS encoding UDP-glucose dehydrogenase family protein — protein MLISVVGCGYLGAVHAACMAELGHEVVGLDVLPAQVEALSAGQAPFFEPGLPEILSSAGASGRLRFTTDPTAVAGARVHFVCVGTPQRSGEMAADLTYVDAAVESLLPHLAPGDLVVGKSTVPVGTAERLARRVHEVQPEAELVWNPEFLREGKAVQDTLHPDRIVYGVADGPAGERAVTVLDEVYASAIAEGSPRLVGDLATAQLVKVAANSFLATKISFINAMAELCEASGADVTFLADAIGLDERIGRSFLNAGLGFGGGCLPKDIRAFMARAGELGVDQALSFLREVDAINMRRRVRMVDLAREELGGSIQGRRIAVLGSSFKPDSDDVRDSPALSVAAQMSLQGASVVVTDPQAIENSRRKWPDLVFAEDVDDALTGAELVLVLTEWQQYVSLDPTHVAGLVRDKRVLDGRNCLDAAAWRAAGFSYRALGRR, from the coding sequence GTGCTGATCTCCGTCGTCGGTTGTGGCTACCTCGGCGCTGTCCACGCCGCCTGCATGGCCGAGCTGGGACACGAGGTCGTCGGCCTCGACGTCCTGCCGGCCCAGGTCGAGGCGCTGTCCGCCGGACAGGCGCCTTTCTTCGAGCCGGGGCTGCCCGAGATCCTCTCCTCGGCCGGTGCCAGCGGCCGGCTCCGCTTCACCACCGACCCGACTGCGGTCGCCGGCGCCCGGGTCCACTTCGTGTGCGTCGGCACCCCGCAGCGCTCGGGCGAGATGGCCGCCGACCTGACCTACGTCGACGCCGCCGTCGAGTCGCTGCTGCCCCACCTCGCGCCCGGTGACCTCGTCGTCGGCAAGTCCACCGTGCCCGTCGGCACCGCCGAGCGGCTGGCCCGCCGGGTGCACGAGGTGCAGCCCGAGGCCGAGCTGGTCTGGAACCCCGAGTTCCTCCGCGAGGGCAAGGCCGTCCAGGACACCCTGCACCCCGACCGCATCGTCTACGGCGTCGCCGACGGCCCCGCGGGGGAGCGGGCCGTGACGGTCCTGGACGAGGTCTACGCCAGCGCGATCGCCGAGGGCAGCCCCCGGCTCGTCGGCGACCTCGCGACCGCCCAGCTGGTCAAGGTCGCCGCCAACTCCTTCCTCGCCACCAAGATCTCCTTCATCAACGCCATGGCGGAGCTGTGCGAGGCGTCGGGAGCCGATGTCACCTTCCTGGCCGACGCCATCGGCCTCGACGAACGCATCGGCCGGAGCTTCCTCAACGCCGGCCTCGGGTTCGGTGGTGGCTGCCTGCCCAAGGACATCCGCGCCTTCATGGCGCGGGCGGGCGAGCTGGGCGTCGACCAGGCGCTGAGCTTCCTGCGCGAGGTCGACGCCATCAACATGCGTCGTCGGGTCCGGATGGTCGACCTGGCCCGCGAGGAGCTGGGTGGGTCGATCCAGGGACGCCGCATCGCGGTGCTCGGCTCGTCGTTCAAGCCCGACAGCGACGACGTGCGGGACTCGCCCGCCCTGAGTGTGGCCGCCCAGATGTCGCTCCAGGGGGCGTCCGTGGTCGTCACCGACCCGCAGGCCATCGAGAACTCCCGCCGCAAGTGGCCCGACCTGGTCTTCGCCGAGGACGTCGACGACGCGCTCACCGGGGCCGAGCTGGTGCTCGTGCTCACCGAGTGGCAGCAGTACGTCTCCCTCGACCCGACCCACGTCGCCGGGCTCGTGCGGGACAAGCGGGTGCTCGACGGACGCAACTGCCTCGACGCCGCTGCCTGGCGGGCCGCCGGGTTCAGCTATCGGGCACTGGGCCGACGCTGA
- a CDS encoding HAD family hydrolase, translating into MTTSFDVFDTVLTRRVGDPDAVFGLVADRLRRQGVLVVDPHVFALARRRHEGALTRLLGRHATLHEIYSAVAEALVVDEAEAARWVDAEETVERELVVPAPGVAEVVVAARTAGAVIFVSDTPHREAFVKELLLRHGLARESDRVFTSSERGVSKAHGGLFTLVAEQLGQHDVVHHHGDHPRSDVAAARIEGWSSSWKPQGRLNRYERLLEGSAADSAGMTSLIAGASRLSRLEALRRGAPPAQAEVGAGPLGAMLVGFASWVVDQARLRGVRRLYYVARDGESMLAAARPIVTRLAPELELRYLHASRRPWVFGASATHDELLARWVDAGVDYTARTLLARVDLDPSEVYDLVGLDCCLADRADLPLNLEERQQLAGALQSEPLVSEVRRRGRQMADRSIAYLRQEGLADGVPSALVDAGWGGSAAFAVDHLVAQMGGHRLHHFYVGLLGDPGDLARRGSTLLVPWLFDEPRHPHALDRLRSAHTVVETLCAGSVGRTLDYRSVDGRWEPVLESEVNVPVVDWGLGVVHGCAVRTAELVAEVLPPDSAHLDVATPVLELLRMFWVHPTRHEAKVWGAFPWQEEIWLPYAPLAQQLRTRQVVENLWRGEGRLRRVNSWRAGSAEASSEPWRSLLRGRAWHLENREQLRRLPRRLRLEVARRRRSS; encoded by the coding sequence GTGACCACCTCGTTCGATGTCTTCGACACCGTCCTGACCCGACGCGTGGGTGATCCGGACGCCGTGTTCGGGCTGGTCGCGGACCGCCTCCGGCGTCAGGGCGTGCTGGTGGTCGACCCGCACGTGTTCGCGCTTGCCCGTCGACGGCACGAAGGGGCTCTGACGCGGCTCCTGGGGCGTCACGCGACCCTCCACGAGATCTACAGCGCGGTGGCCGAGGCGCTGGTCGTCGACGAGGCGGAGGCAGCGCGCTGGGTCGATGCCGAGGAGACGGTCGAGCGCGAGCTGGTCGTGCCCGCCCCAGGTGTCGCCGAGGTGGTGGTGGCAGCACGCACCGCGGGAGCCGTGATCTTCGTCTCCGACACGCCGCACCGTGAGGCCTTCGTGAAGGAGCTGCTCCTGCGTCACGGCTTGGCCCGGGAGTCGGACCGGGTGTTCACCTCGAGCGAGCGGGGTGTCAGCAAGGCGCACGGCGGTCTGTTCACCCTGGTGGCCGAGCAGCTCGGTCAGCATGACGTCGTGCACCACCACGGTGACCACCCACGCAGCGACGTCGCGGCGGCACGGATCGAGGGGTGGTCGTCCTCCTGGAAGCCGCAGGGGCGGCTCAACCGCTACGAGAGGTTGCTCGAGGGCAGCGCAGCCGACAGCGCCGGGATGACGTCGCTCATCGCGGGCGCCTCGCGCCTGTCGCGCCTGGAGGCGCTCCGCCGAGGTGCACCGCCCGCCCAGGCCGAGGTCGGTGCCGGCCCCCTGGGCGCCATGCTCGTCGGCTTCGCCAGCTGGGTCGTCGACCAAGCGCGTCTGCGCGGCGTCCGGCGGCTGTACTACGTGGCCCGTGACGGGGAGTCCATGCTGGCCGCGGCTCGTCCGATCGTCACCCGGCTCGCCCCCGAGCTCGAGCTCCGCTACCTCCACGCCTCGCGTCGGCCGTGGGTCTTCGGGGCGTCCGCCACCCATGACGAGCTGTTGGCCCGCTGGGTCGATGCCGGCGTCGACTACACCGCCAGGACGTTGCTGGCGCGGGTGGACCTCGATCCGTCCGAGGTCTACGACCTCGTCGGCCTCGACTGCTGTCTCGCCGACCGAGCAGACCTCCCGCTCAACCTCGAGGAGCGACAGCAGCTGGCTGGCGCACTGCAGTCCGAACCGCTGGTCTCCGAGGTACGCAGGCGCGGCCGGCAGATGGCGGACCGCAGCATCGCTTACCTCCGTCAGGAAGGTCTGGCCGACGGTGTCCCCAGCGCACTCGTCGACGCGGGGTGGGGCGGATCAGCCGCCTTTGCGGTCGACCACCTGGTTGCCCAGATGGGCGGTCACAGGCTGCACCACTTCTACGTGGGTCTGCTCGGCGATCCCGGGGACCTGGCCCGGAGGGGCTCGACCCTCCTGGTGCCGTGGCTCTTCGACGAACCGCGGCACCCACACGCTCTGGATCGTCTTCGGTCCGCGCACACCGTGGTGGAGACGCTGTGCGCGGGGTCGGTCGGGCGCACGCTCGACTATCGGTCGGTGGACGGGAGATGGGAGCCCGTGCTGGAGTCCGAGGTCAATGTGCCGGTCGTCGACTGGGGGCTCGGGGTGGTGCACGGCTGTGCCGTACGCACCGCCGAGCTCGTGGCGGAGGTCCTGCCCCCTGACTCGGCGCACCTCGACGTGGCAACACCCGTCTTGGAGCTCTTGCGCATGTTCTGGGTGCACCCCACCCGGCACGAGGCGAAGGTGTGGGGGGCCTTTCCCTGGCAGGAGGAGATCTGGTTGCCGTATGCCCCTCTGGCCCAGCAGCTGCGCACCCGCCAGGTGGTCGAGAACCTGTGGCGAGGCGAGGGGCGGCTGCGCCGGGTCAACTCGTGGCGCGCAGGCTCCGCCGAAGCCAGCTCGGAACCATGGCGCAGCCTCCTCCGAGGACGGGCGTGGCACCTGGAGAACCGCGAGCAGCTCAGACGCCTTCCTCGCCGTTTGCGGCTGGAGGTGGCGCGCCGACGTAGGTCGTCGTGA